CCGCTGCTGCTCCGGTTGTTGCCCAGCCAGTGGTTGCTGAAGTGGTCGAGGCAGCGCCTGCCCCGGTTGCTGAAGAAACCGTGGTTGAATCGGTGATCGCTGAAGCGCCACGCTCCGTTCAGGACGCGGTCGAGCACAACGAAGAGGCCCAGGAAAAAGAACACGAGCCTAAACCGCTCGTCTGATTCCTTAAGCCAATAAAAAGCCCCGCCTGATGATTCAGGCGGGGCTTTTTTATGCCTTTGAGAAGATCAAAAGATCGCAGCCTTCGGCAGCTCCTTCAGTTGGAACGCGCGCCCCCTGCAGGAGCTGCCGAAGGCTGCGATCTTTTGATCTTGCTGTTACTTGAACACCAAAGCCTCAGGCACATCGATATCCCACAACACCCCAGGATCATCCACCACCACTTCCACCACCCTTCCCCGCCCGAACAACGGCCTGGCACCGCGATCCCCGCTTAACGCCAGCAACCCCGGACCGAACGAGCGACCAAACCCCACCGGATGCCCAAATTCGCCATCCTGCACCGGCACACTGACCGCATCATCGGCTATGGCCGCCACCACCCTTTCAATGGTCGACGGCAAGATGAACGGCATGTCTCCCAGCACAATCAACCAGCCATCGGCACCCGGGCACTCCGCGACGCCAGCGGCAATGCTGTCCCCCATCCCGGTCGACTCGATCGAAACCACATCACAGCCATAAGCCTGCGCCATGCGCATAGCCTGCGGTCGAGCCTCAGTGGTCACCAGCACGCGCTTGTCGAGGCTGGTCGGCAGGTTCGCCAACACCTGCTCGATTACCGAACGCACCGCACCATCACGCCCGGTGCAATCGGCCAGCAACTTGTCCTTGTCAGCGCCCGCCACTTGGCGAAAGCGACTACCCTCGCCTGCCGCCAGCACAATCACACCGATGGATCGACTCATGCGCCCTCCAGTGACTTCTTCTGTTTAAGTTCGACGCCGTTCTTGATCGCGACAATTTCCGCCAACAAGGACAAAGCGATTTCCGCCGGCGAATGACTGCCGATATGCAAACCAATCGGCCCGTGCAACCGAGCGATGGCCTGGTCCGACAAGCCTAGCTGAGCCAGATTCTCCCGACGCTTCTGACTGTTGACCCGTGAACCCAGCGCGCCGACATAAAAAGCCGGCGAGTCGAGGGCGGTCAGCAATGCCATGTCATCCAGGCGCGGATCATGAGTCAGCGCAACGATCGCCGTGCGCTCATCGGTCTGGATGCTCAAGACCGCGTCATCCGGCATCCCCGGGACAAAACGACCGTGATGCTCTTCCCAGCCGTAGACGAACTCGGTGCGCGGATCGCAGATCAGCACTTCGAAATCCAGCAGCCGCGCGATGTCCGCCACGTACCGCGACAGCTGCCCGGCGCCGATCAACAGCAGACGCCAGCGCGGGCCATAAATGGCGCGCAGGACCTTGCCGTCGAAGACCAAAGAATCTGACTTGCTGGCACCAGTCAAAACCACTTCACCGGTTTCAATGTCCAGCTCACGGGCAACAATTTCGTGGGCTTCGCAACGCGCGAGCAGTTCGGCAACCCATGATGGATCACCGACACGCTCCTCGGTCAGACGCAGCGTACCGCCGCAAGGCAGGCCAAACCGCGCCGCCTCTTCGCGGGTAACGCCGTAGGTGATCAATTGCACCGGTGGCCCGTCGGTAGCGATGCGCCCGTCATGCAGGCGGGCGATCAAGTCATCCTCGACACACCCGCCCGACACCGAGCCGATCACCACGCCATCCTCACGCAATGCCAACATGGCGCCGGGTGACCGGGGCGCGGTGCCCCAGGTCTGCACCACGCTGAACAGCACCACCCGCTGCCCGGCGCGGCGCCATTCGAGCACGCTGCGCAGGACGTTGAGGTCGACGCTGTCCATTACGCCTGCGCCTTCTGCCAGCCCTGCAACTGATAACGCACTGGCAGGTTGCGGATGCGTTGGCCGGTGGCAGCGAAAATCGCATTGCACAGCGCCGGGGCAATCGGCGGCACACCCGGTTCACCGACACCACCCAACGGTACGTCGCCCGGTGGTGTTACCAGATGCACCGCGACTTCCTTCGGCGCCAGCGACATGCGCGCGACCTCGTACATATGGAAGTTGTCCTGCTGCACCTTGCCGTCCTTGAAGCTGATTTCACCCAGCACCGCGTTGCCGAGGCCCATGACGCAGGCGCCCTCGAACTGCGAACGGATGCGCTCTGGGTTGATCTGCGGCCCGCAATCGACGGCGATGTCAGCCTTGTGCACGATCAGCGTGCCATCGTCCTTGACCTCGACTTCGATTACCGCCGCCACATAGGTGACGAAGCTGTAATGCACCGCCAGCCCCAGGCCACGCCCCTTGGGTAACTTGCGCCCCCAACCGGCAGCCTTGGCCGCGGTTTCCAACACGGCACGCATGCGCCCGGTGTCGATCGGATAGCGCTCTGGGGATTCGCCATAGTTCCACTCTTCACTCAAGGTGCGCGGATCGATCTGCCGATCCGGTCCAAGCAACTTGACCTGGTACTCGAGCGGATCAACACCGGCCTTGTGCGCCAGTTCATCGACAAAGCTCTGGATCGCGAACCCATGGGGAATGTTCGACACAGAGCGATACCAGCCAACCCGCGTATGCACCATGGCTTCGGGGTTTTCCAGGCGCACATTGGGAATGGCATAAGCCATGTTGGTGAACCCCATGCCCAGCTCGAACGCCGCTTCATGGTTCATACCGGGAGCGAACAACGCAGTGATGCTCGGTGCTACGGTGCGGTGCAACCAACCGGAGGGCATGCCGTCCTTGCCGACACCGGCCTTCAGGTATTCGGCGGACACGGTGTGGAAATACGAGTTGTGGATATCGTCCTCGCGCGTCCATTGCACCCGCACAGCTTTGCCGGGGAATTCTTTGGCGAGAATCGCGGCTTCAACGACGAAGTCCGGTTTTGACTTACGACCGAAACCACCGCCCAGCAGCGTCACATTGAACGTGACGTTATCGAACGGCAGACCGAGGCGCTCAGCGATTCGCTCGCGAGTCACCTGCGGTGCCTGACTCGGTGCCCAGGCTTCGCAGACACCGTCCTTGAAACGGGCGATGGCAACCATCGGCTCCATCGGGGCCTGCGCCAGATGCGGCAAATAATAAGAAGCTTCGAGGGTGCTGGCGGCGCCGCTCAGGGCTTTGTCGATATCACCGGTATTGCGCACCACTTTGCCGGATTTCAACGAAGCGGCTTCCAGCTCTTTGCGATAGGCAATCGAGTCGTAACTGGCGTTAGGGCCGTCGTCCCACTCGATTTTCAGCGCTTCGCGGCCCTTGATGGCCGCCCAGGTGTTACTGGCGATGACTGCCACACCGCCCAACGGCTGGAACTCCGAAGGTAGCGGACGACTTTCGATCTGGACGACTTTAAGCACACCAGGGACTTTCAGCGCAGCACTGTCATCCAGCGATTTGACCTTGCCGCCGTACACCGCCGGACGGGCGATGGTCGCATACAGCATGCCGTCGAAATGCACATCGGCACCGTACACCGCGCGGCCATTGACGATGTCGTCACCGTCAATGGCCTTGGTGCCTTCCTTGCCGATGTAGCGAAACTCCGACGACTGCTTGAGGCGCAGGCTGTCACGTGCCGGGACTGCCAACGCACTGGCGGCAGCGGCGAGTTCGCCATAGCCCAACTCGCGGCCGGACGGTTTGTGCGTGACTTTGTGCAATTGCGCGTGACATTCGCCGACCGGCACTTTCCATTGGTCGGCCGCAGCCTGTTCCAGCATGGTCCGAGCCGCAGCGCCGCAACGACGCATCGGCTCGTACCAGTGACGCATGCTGCGCGAACCGTCGGTGTCCTGGTTGCCGAAGCGCACTTCATCGCCCGGCGCCTGATGCACTTTCACCTTGGCCCAATCCGCTTCCAACTCATCGGCGACAACCATGGTCAGGCTGGTGCGCACACCCTGGCCCATCTCGGAACGGTTGCACACCACGGTCACCGTGCCATCAGCCGCGATGCTGACGTACACCTTCGGATCATCGATCCAGCCGTTAGGCATGCCATCGGCACCGAATTTCTTCGGTTTGTCCTCGGCCAACGCATCCTGCCAACCCCAACTTGCCGCCAGCACCAGCGCGCCGGTTGCACCGACGCCTTTGAGAAAACCACGGCGACTGAGGTTGCTCAGGGCGAAATCATTCGGTAAGCGACTCATGCCTTGGCCTCCTTCAGGTGGGTGGAAGCCTGGCGGATCGCGGTTTTGATCCGGTTGTAGGTGCCGCAGCGGCAGATGTTGCCGACCATCGCTTCTTCGATCTGCTGGTCGCTCGGGTTCGGGTTGGTTTTCAGCAATGCGGTGGCAGACATGATCTGCCCGCCCTGGCAGAAACCACACTGGGCTACGGCGCTGTCGAGCCAGGCTTGCTGGACGACTTGCCCGACGGGGTCGGCGTGCAAATTGTCGATGGTGGTTACGTTCTGCCCGACCACGGAGCCGATCGGCGTGATGCAACTGCGCGCCGGCAAGCCATCGATATGAATGGTGCAGGCGCCGCACAGGCCCATGCCGCAACCGAATTTGGTGCCGTTGTAACCGGCGACGTCACGAATGGCCCACAGCAGCGGCATGTCTTCAGTGACATCGAGGGAATGGTCTTGACCGTTGAGTTTCAGGGTAATCATGGGCACGCCCGCATATTTTTGGAGGTTATGGGGTCGAGCAATCTGCCGCCGGAAACATCAGCGGTGGGTTCGCAGATCGACTCAGGCTAATCAGGCTCTCTTGCGCCGACGAAAAAGTCTGCACCGGGCCTTTGGTGGAGCAAACGGCTGGTATCGTTAGCTCGCTAAGTTAACCCAGCATTAACAAAAAAGCCCTGCACTTTTTATCAGTGCAGGGCTTTGTATTGCGCCTGGAAAGCGTAGCCTCAATAACGGTTGGGCTCCATTTCCAGTTCGACATTGAAACGCTCGGAAATATCTTTCTGGATACGTTGCGCCAGATCGAGCAATTGCAGCCCGGTTGCCGCGCCGTAGTTGACCAGCACCAGCGCCTGCAACTTGTGCACGCCAGCATCGGCTTCACGGAACCCCTTCCACCCGGCGCGCTCGATCAGCCAACCGGCGGCCAGTTTCATCTGCCCGTCGGGCTGCGCATAGGCCACCAGATCCGGGTGTTGAGCCTTGATCTGCTCAACCAGCGCCGCCGACACCAGCGGGTTCTTGAAGAAGCTGCCGGCATTGCCGAGCACCGCCGGGTCGGGCAGTTTTTCGCTGCGGATACTGCAAATTGCGCGGCTGACGTCGGTGGGCGTCGGTTGCTCGATGCCCTGCTCGGTCAGGCGCTGACGTACCGGGCCGTATTCCAGATGCAGATGCGCAGCGCGGTCGAGCTTGAAGCGTACCCGCAGGATCAACCAACGTCCCGGCTGCTGCTTGAACAGGCTGTCGCGGTAGGCGAAGTTGCATTCCTCCAGGCTGAAATCGCGCAGTTCACCAGTCTGGCGATCCAGCGCCGTGAGCCCGGCGAACACATCCTTGATCTCGACACCGTAGGCACCGATGTTCTGCATCGGCGCAGCCCCTACGGTGCCGGGGATCAGACTGAGGTTTTCCAGCCCGGAAAAACCCTGCGCCAAGGTGTGTTGCACGAACGGATGCCACGGCTCGCCGGCTTCGGCTTCGATCACCACGCGGTTGCCGTCATCGCTGATCACGCGAATACCGCGAGTGGCCATGCGCAACACAAGCGCCGGGATATCAGCGGTCAGCAGCAAGTTGCTGCCACCACCGATCACCAGCAATGGCACATCGTGGGACTCGGCATACGCCAGGGCTTCGCGTACATCAGCATCGTTGTGGGCTTCGGCAAACAGCTGTGCACGAACCTCCACACCAAAACTGTTGAACGGTTTCAGGGAAACCTGCGGTTGTACCAACAAACTCATAACCGCCCCTTCACTTCGATCAACAGTTGGTCACAGGCTGCTTCGATCAGATCCAGCACCTGCTCGAACCCCTGATCGCCGTCGTAATACGGATCAGGTACTTCATCGACCAACCCGGCATAACGGCGCAGGAACAGATCCAGTTCGGCCTTGCCGGTGGACGGTTGCAACGCCTTGAGATTGCGCAGATTGCTGTTGTCCATGGCCAGGATCAGGTCATAACTGGCGAAGTCGGCACGGCTGACCTGCTGCGCGCGTTGCGCCGACAGGTCATAACCGCGCACTTTGGCTGCGGCCTGGCTGCGTTTGTCCGGCGGATTGCCGACGTGCCAGTCACCTGTGCCGGCGGAGGCCACTTCGACCTGATCCGCCAGCCCCGCTTCACGCAGTTTTTGGCGCAACACGCCTTCCGCGGTGGGTGACCGGCAGATGTTGCCCAGGCACACAAACAAAACCCGCATCAGGCCTCCAGCAGGCGACGAACGCGCTCGAGGTCTTCGACGGTATCGACACCGGTTGGCGGCGCGATCAGCGCATCGGCGACATGAATCCGCACGCCGTGCCACAGGGCGCGCAGTTGCTCCAGGGATTCAGTATTTTCCAGCCAGCACGGGCCCCAGCTCACGAAGTCCTGCAGGAAACCGGCGCGATAGGCATAAATGCCGATGTGGCGACGGTACGGCACGCCTTCTGGCAATTGCTCACGGCTCTTGGCGAATGCATCGCGGGCCCACGGCAAGGTTGCGCGGCTGAAAGTCAGCGCCAGACCGTTAACGTCGCTGACAACTTTGACCACGTTCGGGTTGAACAAAGTTTCCACGTCTTCGATCGGCTCGGCCAAGGTGGCCATGCGCGCCTCGGTGTGGGCGGCAAGGTTGGCGGCGACCTGATCGATCACGCTCGGCGGGATCAGCGGTTCGTCGCCCTGCACATTGACCACGATCGCGTCGGCCTCAAGGCCCAGTTTCGCCGCGACTTCGGCCAGACGGTCGGTGCCGGAATTGTGATCTTCACGGGTCAGCACCACTTCGGCACCAAAGCCCTTGCAGGCCTCGACGATACGCGCATCGTCGGTCGCCACCACCACCCGGGAGGCGCTGCTTTTGCTCGCCTGTTCCCAGACGTGCTGGATCATCGGCTTGCCGGCGATATCCAGCAGCGGCTTGCCCGGCAAGCGGGTCGAGGCGAAACGCGACGGGATGACAACGGTGAAGGCTGTGGTCATTTATCCAGGCGCTCGTCAGTGGTCAGGGTGCGGGCTTCGGTTTCGAGCATCACCGGGATGCCGTCGCGGATCGGATAGGCCAGACCGGCGCCCTTACTGATCAGCTCGGTCTTGTCGGCGCTGAGCTTGAGCGGGCCTTTGCAGATAGGGCACGCGAGGATATCGAGCAGTTTGGTGTCCATGAACATTCCCTGGAATAAAGAGTTAAGGCAAAAGCCGATCCGGTAACAGACGCATCAGCTGGATGTCGAACCAGGCCACAAAGGCCGGCGACGGCACCGCATCGACCGCCAGGTACCACCAATCGGCAGCAGCGAAGGCACGGCACTTCACCGCGTCCTTTTCGGTCATCACCAACGGCAATGACGGCGTGAAATTCAAGGCCTGCACGCTGTACTCGGCGTGGTCGGCAAACGCATGGGGGACTGGGCGCCAGTCTAGCGCTTCGAGGGTATTGAAGAAACGTTGCGGATTGCCAATCCCGGCGACCGCATGCACGCTTTGACCGGCAGAAAAATGATCGAGCGGCTTACGCTCGCCACTGCGCAGATTGACCAGCGCGGTGGGTTGCAGGCGGAAGGCGAACCCGTCCTCGCGATCAGCCGTCGCGCCGTTGAACAGCACGCCGTCGACGCTTTGCAAACGTTCGATCGGCTCGCGCAACGGCCCTGCGGGTAAACAACGCTTGTTGCCCAGTCCCCGGGCGGCGTCGATCAACACCAGCTCCAGATCCCGGGCCAGACGGTAATGCTGCATACCGTCGTCGGACAGGATCAGATCCAGCGGTTCGCTGGCGAGCAAGGCTCTGACCGCAGCACTGCGATCAGGATCAATCATCAGCGGCACGCCGGTGCGCTGGACGATCAGCAATGGCTCGTCGCCTGCAATGTCAGCGCTTTGCTCCACCTCGACCCGCCACGGCAGTTGCGGCGGTTTGGCGCCGTAGCCACGACTGACCACGCCGACGCGCAAACCACGGCGCCGGCAATGTTCGATCAGCCAGAGGATCATTGGCGTCTTGCCGGTGCCGCCGACAGTGATATTGCCCACCACAATCAACGGCACTGGCGGCTGATAGATTTCTCCCTCGCCATCGAGAAAGCGCTGACGCTTGCCGACGACGACACGGCGATAGAGCATTTCCAGCGGCCGCAGCAGCGTCAGGGCCGGGTGCCCCTGGTACCACGCGGCGAGCAAACGATCAGACAGGCTCATCAGGATTTGGGCGCCGCCTCGACCGTGGTCATGCGCAAATGGCTAAAACCGAGCTTGCCGGCCGCGTCCATGGCGGTGATCACCGATTGATGCTGAGTCTTGCCATCAGCGCTGATCGACAACGGCATATTGGTGTCACCGTTGGATTCCTTCTGCATGGCTTCCATCAACGTCGCCAGATCGTTTTTCGGCAGAATCTTGTTGTTCACCGAAAACACACCCTCGGCGCTGATGGCGACGTCGATCTGCTTGACCTGCTGATCTTCGGCCGGCGAACCACTGACCGCTTCGGGCAGATCGACTCGCAACTGGGTCTCGCGGGTAAACGTAGTGGTCACGACGAAAAACAGCAGCAGGATGAACACCACGTCGATCAGCGATGCGAGGTTGATGTCCACGGTTTCCCGGGGCTTGCGACGGAATTTCACGCGCGGCCCTCGGCCAGGTCGACGTCACGGTCGCCCTGCACCACTTCAACCAGTTTGATTGCTTCCTGCTCCATGCCCACCACCAACTCATCGATGCGGCGCTGCA
The sequence above is drawn from the Pseudomonas sp. FP2196 genome and encodes:
- a CDS encoding nucleotidyltransferase family protein, whose amino-acid sequence is MSRSIGVIVLAAGEGSRFRQVAGADKDKLLADCTGRDGAVRSVIEQVLANLPTSLDKRVLVTTEARPQAMRMAQAYGCDVVSIESTGMGDSIAAGVAECPGADGWLIVLGDMPFILPSTIERVVAAIADDAVSVPVQDGEFGHPVGFGRSFGPGLLALSGDRGARPLFGRGRVVEVVVDDPGVLWDIDVPEALVFK
- a CDS encoding XdhC family protein, which encodes MDSVDLNVLRSVLEWRRAGQRVVLFSVVQTWGTAPRSPGAMLALREDGVVIGSVSGGCVEDDLIARLHDGRIATDGPPVQLITYGVTREEAARFGLPCGGTLRLTEERVGDPSWVAELLARCEAHEIVARELDIETGEVVLTGASKSDSLVFDGKVLRAIYGPRWRLLLIGAGQLSRYVADIARLLDFEVLICDPRTEFVYGWEEHHGRFVPGMPDDAVLSIQTDERTAIVALTHDPRLDDMALLTALDSPAFYVGALGSRVNSQKRRENLAQLGLSDQAIARLHGPIGLHIGSHSPAEIALSLLAEIVAIKNGVELKQKKSLEGA
- a CDS encoding xanthine dehydrogenase family protein molybdopterin-binding subunit encodes the protein MSRLPNDFALSNLSRRGFLKGVGATGALVLAASWGWQDALAEDKPKKFGADGMPNGWIDDPKVYVSIAADGTVTVVCNRSEMGQGVRTSLTMVVADELEADWAKVKVHQAPGDEVRFGNQDTDGSRSMRHWYEPMRRCGAAARTMLEQAAADQWKVPVGECHAQLHKVTHKPSGRELGYGELAAAASALAVPARDSLRLKQSSEFRYIGKEGTKAIDGDDIVNGRAVYGADVHFDGMLYATIARPAVYGGKVKSLDDSAALKVPGVLKVVQIESRPLPSEFQPLGGVAVIASNTWAAIKGREALKIEWDDGPNASYDSIAYRKELEAASLKSGKVVRNTGDIDKALSGAASTLEASYYLPHLAQAPMEPMVAIARFKDGVCEAWAPSQAPQVTRERIAERLGLPFDNVTFNVTLLGGGFGRKSKPDFVVEAAILAKEFPGKAVRVQWTREDDIHNSYFHTVSAEYLKAGVGKDGMPSGWLHRTVAPSITALFAPGMNHEAAFELGMGFTNMAYAIPNVRLENPEAMVHTRVGWYRSVSNIPHGFAIQSFVDELAHKAGVDPLEYQVKLLGPDRQIDPRTLSEEWNYGESPERYPIDTGRMRAVLETAAKAAGWGRKLPKGRGLGLAVHYSFVTYVAAVIEVEVKDDGTLIVHKADIAVDCGPQINPERIRSQFEGACVMGLGNAVLGEISFKDGKVQQDNFHMYEVARMSLAPKEVAVHLVTPPGDVPLGGVGEPGVPPIAPALCNAIFAATGQRIRNLPVRYQLQGWQKAQA
- a CDS encoding (2Fe-2S)-binding protein; this translates as MITLKLNGQDHSLDVTEDMPLLWAIRDVAGYNGTKFGCGMGLCGACTIHIDGLPARSCITPIGSVVGQNVTTIDNLHADPVGQVVQQAWLDSAVAQCGFCQGGQIMSATALLKTNPNPSDQQIEEAMVGNICRCGTYNRIKTAIRQASTHLKEAKA
- the murB gene encoding UDP-N-acetylmuramate dehydrogenase, translating into MSLLVQPQVSLKPFNSFGVEVRAQLFAEAHNDADVREALAYAESHDVPLLVIGGGSNLLLTADIPALVLRMATRGIRVISDDGNRVVIEAEAGEPWHPFVQHTLAQGFSGLENLSLIPGTVGAAPMQNIGAYGVEIKDVFAGLTALDRQTGELRDFSLEECNFAYRDSLFKQQPGRWLILRVRFKLDRAAHLHLEYGPVRQRLTEQGIEQPTPTDVSRAICSIRSEKLPDPAVLGNAGSFFKNPLVSAALVEQIKAQHPDLVAYAQPDGQMKLAAGWLIERAGWKGFREADAGVHKLQALVLVNYGAATGLQLLDLAQRIQKDISERFNVELEMEPNRY
- a CDS encoding low molecular weight protein-tyrosine-phosphatase; the protein is MRVLFVCLGNICRSPTAEGVLRQKLREAGLADQVEVASAGTGDWHVGNPPDKRSQAAAKVRGYDLSAQRAQQVSRADFASYDLILAMDNSNLRNLKALQPSTGKAELDLFLRRYAGLVDEVPDPYYDGDQGFEQVLDLIEAACDQLLIEVKGRL
- the kdsB gene encoding 3-deoxy-manno-octulosonate cytidylyltransferase, which produces MTTAFTVVIPSRFASTRLPGKPLLDIAGKPMIQHVWEQASKSSASRVVVATDDARIVEACKGFGAEVVLTREDHNSGTDRLAEVAAKLGLEADAIVVNVQGDEPLIPPSVIDQVAANLAAHTEARMATLAEPIEDVETLFNPNVVKVVSDVNGLALTFSRATLPWARDAFAKSREQLPEGVPYRRHIGIYAYRAGFLQDFVSWGPCWLENTESLEQLRALWHGVRIHVADALIAPPTGVDTVEDLERVRRLLEA
- a CDS encoding Trm112 family protein, which produces MDTKLLDILACPICKGPLKLSADKTELISKGAGLAYPIRDGIPVMLETEARTLTTDERLDK
- the lpxK gene encoding tetraacyldisaccharide 4'-kinase, producing the protein MSLSDRLLAAWYQGHPALTLLRPLEMLYRRVVVGKRQRFLDGEGEIYQPPVPLIVVGNITVGGTGKTPMILWLIEHCRRRGLRVGVVSRGYGAKPPQLPWRVEVEQSADIAGDEPLLIVQRTGVPLMIDPDRSAAVRALLASEPLDLILSDDGMQHYRLARDLELVLIDAARGLGNKRCLPAGPLREPIERLQSVDGVLFNGATADREDGFAFRLQPTALVNLRSGERKPLDHFSAGQSVHAVAGIGNPQRFFNTLEALDWRPVPHAFADHAEYSVQALNFTPSLPLVMTEKDAVKCRAFAAADWWYLAVDAVPSPAFVAWFDIQLMRLLPDRLLP
- a CDS encoding biopolymer transporter ExbD, which encodes MKFRRKPRETVDINLASLIDVVFILLLFFVVTTTFTRETQLRVDLPEAVSGSPAEDQQVKQIDVAISAEGVFSVNNKILPKNDLATLMEAMQKESNGDTNMPLSISADGKTQHQSVITAMDAAGKLGFSHLRMTTVEAAPKS